In the genome of Meiothermus sp. CFH 77666, one region contains:
- a CDS encoding NYN domain-containing protein — protein MKTALFIDGSYMYDAAKRLGWNIDHRKAIGVFSKPEDLYNAFYYAPVTDSNDERQQKFLDALVFMGYTVRSREAHGDPRFEAMIATDLLITAPRWERAVVASGSGDLAHTLSALRAQGKEIHLLGVPELTDLELRNQSDRYLDLRELQAQLERTGGGRRAYPAVSEESFGGEEQTSAARRLMDNLEDELQ, from the coding sequence ATGAAGACGGCTTTGTTTATTGACGGCTCCTACATGTACGATGCGGCCAAGCGTTTGGGGTGGAACATTGACCACCGGAAGGCGATTGGGGTTTTCTCCAAGCCCGAGGATCTGTACAACGCCTTCTATTACGCCCCCGTCACCGACAGCAACGACGAGCGCCAGCAGAAATTCCTCGACGCGCTGGTGTTCATGGGCTACACCGTGCGCAGCCGGGAAGCCCACGGCGACCCCCGCTTCGAGGCCATGATCGCCACCGATTTGCTGATTACCGCGCCCCGCTGGGAGCGGGCAGTGGTGGCGAGCGGCTCGGGCGACTTAGCCCATACCCTCTCGGCCCTCCGGGCCCAGGGCAAGGAGATTCACCTGCTGGGGGTGCCCGAACTCACCGACCTCGAGCTGCGCAACCAGAGCGACCGCTATCTGGACTTGCGCGAGTTGCAGGCCCAGCTCGAGCGCACCGGCGGTGGACGGCGCGCCTATCCTGCCGTCAGCGAGGAGAGCTTTGGCGGCGAGGAGCAGACCAGCGCCGCCCGCCGACTGATGGATAACCTCGAGGACGAGTTACAGTAA
- the argB gene encoding acetylglutamate kinase, which produces MEQALLVKIGGSLKEAGELLDEVSAYPGPLVLVHGGGPRIGEWLNRMGFETHFYQGLRITPPEQMEVVEMVLTTLGKQLAEGLSRRGRPSVALTGRDAGLLEARLRDPVLGRVGEVSKVNTPVLESLLQAGLTPLVAPIGLDPQGPLNINADTAAGAIAGALHLPAVFLTDVVGVLRDPKDPSSRLAQLSQAQVRGLIQDGTISGGMIPKVEAALNAISKGAPWASIARGTQGILQAVLEGTAGTRVVAS; this is translated from the coding sequence ATGGAACAGGCTTTGCTCGTAAAAATTGGAGGTAGCCTGAAGGAAGCGGGCGAGTTGCTGGACGAAGTAAGCGCCTACCCCGGCCCCCTTGTGCTGGTGCATGGGGGCGGCCCCCGCATTGGCGAGTGGCTCAACCGGATGGGCTTCGAGACCCACTTTTACCAGGGGTTGCGAATCACCCCCCCCGAGCAGATGGAGGTGGTGGAGATGGTGCTCACCACCCTGGGCAAACAACTCGCCGAGGGCCTTTCACGCCGAGGGCGGCCCAGCGTGGCCCTGACGGGGCGCGATGCCGGGCTGCTCGAGGCCCGCTTACGGGATCCCGTACTGGGCCGGGTCGGTGAGGTCAGCAAGGTCAACACCCCGGTTCTGGAAAGCCTGCTCCAGGCGGGCCTGACCCCCCTGGTAGCCCCCATCGGTCTCGATCCGCAAGGCCCCCTCAACATCAACGCCGACACCGCCGCCGGGGCCATCGCCGGAGCCCTGCACCTTCCGGCAGTCTTCCTGACCGATGTGGTGGGGGTTCTGCGCGACCCTAAAGACCCCAGCAGCCGCTTGGCCCAGCTCAGCCAGGCCCAGGTGCGGGGCTTGATCCAGGACGGCACCATTTCCGGGGGCATGATTCCCAAGGTCGAGGCTGCCCTGAATGCCATTAGCAAAGGCGCTCCCTGGGCCAGCATTGCCAGGGGAACCCAGGGCATCTTGCAGGCAGTGCTGGAAGGCACGGCAGGGACGCGGGTGGTGGCATCGTAA
- a CDS encoding zinc-binding dehydrogenase → MRAVWMESRGGPEVLRYAEIAAPAVEAGQVRVAVKAVALNHLDIWVRKGVASPKLPLPHILGSDVAGVVETVGAGVEGLVPGDAVVLNPGVSCGRCERCLSGQDNLCPQYQILGEHRWGGYAELIAVPAANVLPKPANLSWAEAASVPLTFLTAWQMVVDKLQVRPGEDVLVMAAGSGVSVAAIQIAKLYGARVIATASSEEKLAQARALGSDETVSYAHPDWFKEVRRLTGGKGADAVVDHTGAQYWEGVIKATAWGGRICLVGASSGYEATTPLSHVFYRQLSIFGSTMGSKSRLFPILRWVAEGRLKPIVGATLPLAQAAEGHRLLEERRVFGKVVLEV, encoded by the coding sequence ATGCGAGCGGTCTGGATGGAGTCCAGGGGCGGCCCGGAGGTTTTGCGCTACGCCGAGATAGCGGCCCCGGCGGTAGAAGCCGGGCAGGTTCGGGTGGCCGTGAAGGCGGTGGCCCTGAACCACCTGGATATCTGGGTTCGCAAGGGGGTAGCCAGCCCCAAACTGCCGCTGCCGCACATCCTGGGCTCCGATGTAGCCGGGGTGGTGGAAACGGTGGGCGCGGGTGTGGAGGGCCTCGTGCCGGGGGATGCCGTGGTGCTGAACCCTGGGGTCTCCTGTGGCCGCTGCGAGCGGTGCCTGAGCGGGCAGGATAACCTCTGCCCGCAGTACCAGATCCTGGGCGAACATCGCTGGGGTGGGTACGCAGAGCTCATTGCGGTACCGGCAGCCAACGTCCTGCCCAAACCGGCCAACCTGAGCTGGGCCGAGGCCGCCTCGGTGCCCCTTACCTTCCTGACCGCCTGGCAGATGGTGGTGGACAAGCTCCAGGTCAGACCGGGCGAGGACGTGCTGGTGATGGCCGCCGGTTCGGGGGTTTCGGTGGCCGCCATTCAGATTGCCAAGCTGTATGGGGCACGGGTCATTGCCACCGCCAGCAGCGAGGAGAAGCTGGCCCAGGCCAGGGCGCTGGGTTCGGACGAAACGGTCAGCTACGCCCACCCGGACTGGTTCAAGGAGGTTCGCAGGCTTACCGGCGGCAAGGGCGCCGATGCGGTGGTGGACCACACCGGCGCCCAGTACTGGGAGGGGGTAATCAAGGCCACGGCCTGGGGTGGGCGCATCTGCCTGGTGGGGGCCTCCTCGGGGTACGAAGCCACAACCCCCCTCTCTCACGTCTTTTACCGGCAGCTTTCCATTTTTGGCTCCACCATGGGCTCCAAGAGCCGCCTCTTCCCCATTCTCCGCTGGGTGGCCGAGGGCCGGCTCAAGCCCATCGTGGGGGCCACTCTGCCCCTCGCGCAAGCCGCCGAGGGACACCGGCTGCTGGAAGAGCGCCGGGTGTTTGGCAAGGTGGTTTTGGAAGTTTAG